From the Jilunia laotingensis genome, the window AGTATTACCGGCATTGCAGCAGCCCTTTCAATGGCATCTTCTGAATATCTGTCCACTAAATCGGAAGGCGATCCCAACAAACACCCGGTTAAGGCTGCTATTTATACAGGTATTGCTTACATTATTACCGTAGCGGCATTGGTTACACCTTTTATTCTGATCAGCAACGTGTTGATGGCATTGGGAATAATGTTAGCGATGGCATTAGGCATCATTGCCCTATTCAATTATTATTATTCGGTTGCACGAGGCGAAAGTTTCCGCAAGCGCTTCACGGAAATGGCAGTTCTCAGCTTCAGTGTGGCTGGAATAAGTTTTCTAATCGGCTATGCCTTGAAGACGTTTACCGGCATCGATGCATGACATAGTAAATATAAAATTATGAAACATCTATGAACAATCTTTCATACACGTTGTTTTTGCAATAAACGAACAACGTTATTAAACCTAAACAAGAAAAAGTTATGAAAAAGTTAATTGCATTATTAGCATTAGTTTTGGTAAGTACATCTACAATGATGTACGCCCAGGAATCTAACAGAGCCGAACGTCGCGCTGATCGTAAAGCACAAAGAGACGCAGAAAGAGCAAGATTGAAAGCTGAAGAACAAGCAGCCGATGCAGTGGCTTATCAGCAGGCAGTACAGGCACTGAAGAATAAACAGTTTGTACTTGAAGCAAATCAAGTCATCTTCCGTAACGGACAGAGCGCCTATGTTACATCTAACACAAACTTTGTGATGATGAATGGTCAAAGATCGACAGTCCAGGTAGCTTTCAATACTCCGTATCCCGGCCCTAACGGAATCGGTGGTATTACAGTCGATGGAAATGCATCGGATATGAAAATGACAACTGATAAGAAGGGTAACGTAAACTGCTCCTTCAGTGTACAAGGTATCGGCATTTCAGCACAGATATTTATCTCATTGACCAATGGCGGTAACAACGCCACTGTTACTGTAAACCCGAACTTCAACAATAATACGCTCACATTGAACGGTAATCTTGTTCCGCTCGATCAGTCAGACGTATTCAAGGGACGTTCCTGGTAATTAAAGATAAGTGATATAAATTAAAGTATCCGGGGATGATAAATGGAACAACCTATTTATCATCCCCATTCTATTTTCTCCCCAAAATCATTACCTTTGCCCCAACATTATTTTATTCGCAGATAGTATGAGAGAATATATCATTGCAGACAATCAGGATATCACTAAGGCAGGAATGATGTTTCTGCTCAGTAAACAAAAAGATATATCCAGATTGTCGGTAGCAGACAATAAGGCCGAACTAATCAGAGAACTGCGCTTATATCCGCAAGCGGTAGTAATCCTCGACTATACTTTATTTGACTTTGCCGGTGCAGAAGAACTCGTTGTGCTTCGCGAACGTTTCAAGGAAGCGGACTGGTTGCTCTTCTCGGATG encodes:
- a CDS encoding DUF4251 domain-containing protein, translating into MKKLIALLALVLVSTSTMMYAQESNRAERRADRKAQRDAERARLKAEEQAADAVAYQQAVQALKNKQFVLEANQVIFRNGQSAYVTSNTNFVMMNGQRSTVQVAFNTPYPGPNGIGGITVDGNASDMKMTTDKKGNVNCSFSVQGIGISAQIFISLTNGGNNATVTVNPNFNNNTLTLNGNLVPLDQSDVFKGRSW